A single genomic interval of Celeribacter indicus harbors:
- a CDS encoding NnrT protein, producing MTRPWSPLLIALVLYPFGWGAAAINLFFASLIGSWLGTPVATAPVAIGFGALVALPATYIFACHIRRLMDAAEA from the coding sequence ATGACCCGCCCCTGGTCACCCCTGCTGATCGCGCTCGTCCTCTATCCGTTCGGCTGGGGCGCGGCGGCGATCAACCTCTTCTTCGCCTCGCTCATCGGCTCCTGGCTCGGCACGCCGGTGGCCACGGCCCCCGTCGCGATCGGGTTCGGCGCGCTCGTCGCCCTGCCCGCGACCTATATATTCGCCTGTCACATCCGGCGCCTCATGGACGCCGCAGAGGCCTGA
- a CDS encoding UbiA family prenyltransferase, whose amino-acid sequence MSDAGLPRPVLAVDLDGTLVRSDMLHESFWSAASKDWPSALGTLRALAHGKAALKRALAEASAVEVASLPYDEEVLACLRAARAEGCPTALVTASDRGIADRIAAHLGLFDEVHASDGRHNLKGADKAAFLVERYGAGGYVYLGDHAADLPVWAGAARAVTVNAPAALRRRVEALPVEVGHIGTARRDPAAYAKALRPHQWMKNLLVFLPMLLGHQLTVGAFFASLMAFAAFSLVASSVYVLNDLLDLAADRAHPRKRNRPFASGRLPLAHGTWLAGGLFAAGVLLSLALGPLFLFVMLSYYAMTTGYSLYFKRRMVIDICVLAGLYTMRLIAGGVAAAVPLSVWLLAFSIFLFFSLAAVKRQAELVDSAKAGKLGASGRGYHVEDLSIISQMALAAGYISVLVLALYMNSPAVAVLYANPAALWGICLVLLFWVSWIVMTTHRGEMDDDPIVFAVRDRISRICGLLVIGFTFGGALG is encoded by the coding sequence GTGAGCGATGCAGGCCTGCCCCGCCCGGTTCTGGCGGTGGATCTCGACGGGACGCTGGTCCGGTCGGATATGCTCCATGAAAGCTTCTGGTCCGCCGCTTCGAAGGACTGGCCGTCCGCCCTCGGCACGCTGCGCGCGCTGGCGCATGGGAAGGCGGCGCTCAAGCGCGCGCTCGCCGAGGCCTCCGCGGTCGAGGTCGCGAGCCTGCCCTATGACGAGGAGGTGCTCGCCTGCCTCCGCGCCGCAAGGGCCGAGGGCTGTCCGACCGCGCTCGTCACCGCGTCGGATCGGGGGATCGCGGACCGGATCGCGGCCCATCTCGGCCTGTTCGACGAAGTCCATGCCTCCGACGGCCGACATAACCTGAAGGGCGCGGACAAGGCGGCCTTTCTCGTGGAACGCTACGGCGCGGGCGGCTATGTCTACCTCGGCGATCACGCGGCGGATCTCCCTGTCTGGGCCGGCGCGGCACGGGCGGTGACGGTGAACGCGCCGGCCGCGCTGCGGAGGCGGGTGGAGGCGCTGCCGGTCGAGGTCGGGCACATCGGCACCGCACGGCGCGATCCGGCCGCCTATGCGAAGGCGCTGCGCCCGCATCAGTGGATGAAGAACCTGCTCGTCTTCCTTCCGATGCTGCTCGGCCACCAGCTCACCGTCGGTGCCTTTTTCGCTTCGCTCATGGCTTTCGCGGCCTTCTCGCTCGTGGCCTCCTCCGTCTATGTGCTCAACGACCTGCTCGACCTCGCCGCCGACCGCGCCCATCCGCGCAAGCGCAACCGGCCCTTCGCCTCGGGTCGCCTGCCGCTTGCGCACGGAACATGGCTTGCCGGCGGATTGTTCGCGGCGGGTGTCCTGCTGTCGCTCGCGCTCGGGCCGCTGTTCCTGTTCGTGATGCTGAGCTATTACGCGATGACCACCGGCTATTCGCTCTATTTCAAGCGCCGCATGGTGATCGACATCTGTGTCCTCGCCGGGCTCTACACGATGCGCCTCATCGCGGGCGGGGTGGCCGCCGCCGTGCCGCTTTCGGTGTGGCTCCTTGCCTTCTCGATCTTCCTGTTCTTCTCGCTCGCCGCGGTCAAGCGGCAGGCGGAACTCGTGGACAGTGCGAAAGCCGGGAAGCTCGGCGCGAGCGGGCGCGGCTATCATGTGGAGGACCTTTCGATCATCTCGCAGATGGCGCTGGCCGCGGGCTATATCTCCGTGCTCGTTCTCGCGCTCTACATGAATTCTCCCGCTGTTGCCGTGCTTTATGCCAATCCCGCAGCGCTCTGGGGCATCTGTCTCGTGCTCCTGTTCTGGGTGAGCTGGATCGTCATGACGACCCATCGCGGGGAGATGGATGACGATCCGATCGTCTTCGCCGTCAGGGACCGGATCTCGCGGATCTGCGGGCTGCTGGTCATCGGCTTCACCTTCGGCGGGGCGCTGGGCTGA
- a CDS encoding nitric oxide reductase activation protein NorD, which produces MRLMDLMEPEETVGNLWHGLIEGMGAQPTHPEAAMRLADLRPSLALLLRALGARAGVEIVEAPATPVRHRTALRRRIGSGRESEHVAAFDGERLRLPPCLDLFPEARLNRAAYFWLTALAAVSAEAFPDLPESDGPAMDCAQIRANAFACDRAYRLCPGLRTSYRDLARLSLALRTDLPRPAAEAAMEQALRDQLATRPGATQPAAETAGRYMPLAPVPIWLRFLRRDAGPAADGTEEEAMTPPPAIATTSRKRATRRDLDQTRRNDGFIIHRFEAILSWVEAMNLNRSVDDDEDDNAAKAAEDQEEIALTRHDRKAASRLKLHLDLSPADALHEALAGSHVYPEWNHRTRSYMEGHVRVLDAPARPDGTGSFRADPRQIRAVRRQFETLRPRRLLRPRQVDGSEIDLDALICTRADLLATGRGSDRIWQEARQVERDLAVAFLLDTSRSTEAAIGDTSVIDVARAAMSALASGLDAAGDRFAIWGFSSLRRDRVFLTRVKDFADPMGAPVLDNIAALRPGHYTRLGAAIRHVGAELARETAARRLLIVLTDGKPNDLDHYEGRHGIEDSHMAVREARRAGLTLHGVIVDEDGQDWFARIFGRGGFTLLPHPGRLTRALPDIYRSLTQET; this is translated from the coding sequence ATGCGTCTGATGGACCTGATGGAACCGGAGGAGACGGTCGGCAATCTCTGGCACGGGCTGATCGAGGGGATGGGCGCGCAGCCGACTCACCCCGAGGCCGCCATGCGGCTCGCGGATCTGCGCCCGTCGCTCGCGCTGCTCCTGCGGGCCCTCGGGGCGCGTGCGGGCGTGGAGATCGTCGAGGCGCCCGCCACCCCCGTCCGCCATCGCACCGCATTGCGCCGCAGGATCGGATCGGGGCGCGAGAGCGAACATGTGGCGGCTTTCGACGGGGAGCGGTTGCGTCTTCCCCCATGTCTCGACCTCTTTCCCGAGGCACGGCTCAACCGCGCCGCCTATTTCTGGCTCACGGCCCTTGCGGCGGTGAGCGCGGAGGCTTTTCCCGACCTGCCCGAGAGCGACGGCCCTGCGATGGATTGCGCGCAGATCCGGGCCAATGCGTTCGCATGCGACCGCGCCTATCGTCTCTGTCCGGGGCTGCGGACCTCCTATCGCGATCTCGCCAGGCTGTCGCTCGCCCTGCGCACCGACCTGCCCCGCCCCGCAGCGGAAGCGGCGATGGAACAGGCCCTGCGCGACCAATTGGCGACCCGTCCCGGAGCAACGCAGCCCGCGGCGGAGACGGCCGGTCGCTACATGCCCCTCGCGCCCGTGCCGATCTGGCTGCGCTTTCTCCGCCGCGATGCGGGACCGGCCGCCGACGGGACCGAGGAGGAGGCCATGACGCCACCCCCGGCAATCGCGACCACCTCGCGCAAGCGGGCGACGCGCCGGGACCTCGACCAGACGCGCCGCAACGACGGCTTCATCATCCACCGTTTCGAAGCGATCCTGTCCTGGGTCGAGGCAATGAACCTCAATCGCTCCGTCGACGACGACGAGGACGACAACGCGGCCAAGGCTGCGGAGGACCAGGAGGAGATCGCGCTCACCCGCCACGACCGCAAGGCCGCGAGCCGGCTGAAGCTGCATCTCGACCTCTCGCCCGCCGACGCGCTGCACGAGGCGCTGGCGGGCTCCCATGTCTATCCCGAATGGAACCACCGCACGCGCAGCTACATGGAGGGCCATGTGCGTGTCCTCGACGCGCCTGCCCGCCCGGACGGCACCGGGAGCTTTCGCGCCGATCCCCGTCAGATCCGCGCCGTGCGGCGCCAGTTCGAAACCCTGCGCCCGCGTCGCCTGCTGCGCCCGCGCCAGGTCGACGGCAGCGAGATCGACCTCGACGCGCTGATCTGCACCCGCGCCGATCTCCTGGCCACGGGACGCGGCAGCGACCGGATCTGGCAGGAGGCACGGCAGGTGGAGCGCGACCTCGCCGTCGCCTTCCTCCTCGACACCTCGCGCTCAACGGAGGCCGCCATCGGCGACACATCGGTGATCGACGTGGCGCGCGCGGCGATGTCGGCACTCGCCTCCGGCCTCGATGCGGCGGGCGACCGCTTCGCGATCTGGGGGTTTTCCTCCCTGCGCCGCGACCGGGTGTTCCTGACGCGGGTGAAGGATTTCGCGGATCCGATGGGGGCGCCGGTGCTCGACAACATCGCCGCGCTGCGCCCCGGCCACTACACCCGCCTCGGCGCGGCGATCCGCCATGTGGGCGCGGAACTGGCCAGGGAGACGGCCGCGCGCCGGCTTCTCATCGTGCTGACCGACGGCAAGCCCAACGATCTGGATCATTACGAAGGCCGGCACGGGATCGAGGACAGCCACATGGCCGTGCGCGAGGCGCGCCGCGCCGGTCTCACGCTCCATGGCGTCATCGTGGACGAGGACGGGCAGGACTGGTTCGCGCGCATCTTCGGGCGCGGCGGCTTCACCCTCCTGCCCCATCCCGGACGCCTCACCCGCGCCCTCCCCGACATCTATCGCAGCCTCACACAGGAGACCTGA
- a CDS encoding PaaI family thioesterase, giving the protein MNDRDDRIEEPSAVLRHLGIRQTAWTEDFAQVEAEITPVLLNRSGIPHGGIYATMLDTAMGYSGAYTGRLEDRQMTLTLSMTVNYLSRPKGQRLIAEGRRTGGGARTFFTEGRLTDETGELIATAVGTFRKRGV; this is encoded by the coding sequence ATGAACGACAGGGATGACCGGATCGAAGAGCCTTCCGCCGTCCTGCGGCATCTCGGCATCCGTCAGACCGCCTGGACGGAGGATTTCGCGCAGGTCGAGGCGGAGATCACCCCCGTCCTGCTGAATCGCTCCGGCATTCCGCATGGCGGCATCTACGCCACGATGCTCGACACCGCCATGGGATATTCGGGCGCTTATACCGGACGGCTCGAGGATCGGCAGATGACGCTCACCCTGTCGATGACCGTCAACTATCTCTCACGGCCGAAGGGACAGCGGCTCATCGCGGAGGGACGGCGCACCGGAGGCGGGGCGCGCACCTTCTTCACCGAGGGGCGGCTCACCGACGAGACGGGCGAGCTGATCGCGACGGCGGTGGGCACCTTCCGCAAGCGCGGCGTCTGA
- a CDS encoding GFA family protein, with amino-acid sequence MRGSCTCGEIVFEVTAPPLIVHCCHCTWCQRETGSAFAVNCYVESSEISMVSGAPEMVVTPSNSGKGQRVARCPTCHVALWSHYAGSGAAFAFVRAGVLDERAGIVPDVHIFTETKLPWVVLPEGARVFEGFYSPKEVWPPESLARFRAAREA; translated from the coding sequence ATGCGCGGGAGCTGCACCTGCGGAGAGATCGTGTTCGAGGTGACGGCGCCGCCGCTGATCGTGCATTGTTGCCATTGCACCTGGTGCCAGAGGGAGACGGGATCGGCCTTTGCGGTGAACTGTTACGTGGAAAGCTCGGAAATCTCCATGGTCTCCGGCGCGCCGGAAATGGTCGTGACGCCGTCCAATTCCGGCAAGGGCCAGAGGGTCGCGCGCTGTCCGACCTGCCATGTCGCGCTCTGGTCGCATTACGCGGGCTCGGGCGCGGCCTTCGCCTTCGTCCGCGCGGGCGTGCTGGACGAGCGGGCCGGGATCGTGCCGGACGTGCACATCTTCACGGAAACGAAGCTGCCCTGGGTCGTGCTGCCCGAAGGCGCGCGCGTCTTCGAGGGCTTCTATTCCCCGAAGGAGGTCTGGCCGCCCGAAAGCCTCGCCCGGTTCCGGGCGGCGCGGGAGGCGTGA
- a CDS encoding bifunctional metallophosphatase/5'-nucleotidase: MFKTILLMTSASMALFAGAAHAEYTLHVLHTNDLHSRIEPISAYDNTCTAEEDAAGECFGGYARLATKVSELRDELDGENVILLDAGDQYQGSLMYTTYKGDVEAEMMEKIGYDVMALGNHEFDDGPEGTLKLIDTVGFPVISGNLDVSQSNVLKDKVEDYTILEVGGEKIGIISALAVDTPETSSPGPNVIFQNEADSLAADVAALEEQGVNKIIALTHVGVTKDLAIAESVAGIDAVVGGHSHTLFSNEIEGAMAYPTMVGEVPVVSAYAYSKYLGHLVLTFDDVGTLISVNGEPILLDASVAEDEEIKARVAELAGPINELKEKVVAEAAAEIDGSRESCRAVECEMGTLVADAMLERVKDQGIQIAIENGGGLRASIPAGEVTMGAILSVLPFQNTLSTFEVSGATVVEALENGASQMEEGAGRFAQVAGLSYTVDPSAEAGSRISEVTVGGEPIDPEATYGVVSNNYVRNGGDGYSMFIDAANAYDFGPDLADVLADYLIENAPYEPYTDGRITVR; this comes from the coding sequence ATGTTCAAGACCATTCTTCTTATGACCTCCGCCTCCATGGCGCTTTTCGCCGGCGCGGCGCATGCGGAATACACGCTGCATGTCCTGCATACGAACGACCTGCACAGCCGGATCGAGCCGATCAGCGCATATGACAACACCTGCACGGCGGAGGAGGACGCGGCGGGGGAATGTTTCGGCGGCTACGCCCGTCTCGCGACGAAGGTCTCCGAACTGCGCGACGAGCTCGACGGGGAGAACGTGATCCTGCTCGACGCGGGCGACCAGTACCAGGGCTCGCTCATGTATACGACCTACAAGGGCGATGTCGAAGCCGAGATGATGGAGAAGATCGGCTATGACGTGATGGCGCTCGGCAACCACGAATTCGACGACGGTCCGGAAGGCACGCTCAAGCTGATCGACACGGTGGGGTTCCCGGTGATCTCCGGCAATCTCGATGTGAGCCAGTCGAACGTGCTCAAGGACAAGGTGGAGGATTACACGATCCTCGAAGTGGGGGGCGAGAAGATCGGCATCATCTCCGCGCTCGCCGTGGACACGCCCGAGACCTCGAGCCCCGGTCCGAACGTGATCTTCCAGAACGAGGCCGACAGCCTCGCCGCCGATGTCGCCGCGCTCGAGGAGCAGGGCGTCAACAAGATCATCGCGCTCACCCATGTGGGCGTGACCAAGGACCTTGCGATCGCGGAGAGCGTCGCTGGGATCGACGCGGTCGTCGGCGGGCATTCGCATACGCTCTTCTCCAACGAGATCGAGGGCGCGATGGCCTATCCGACCATGGTCGGCGAGGTGCCGGTGGTTTCCGCCTATGCCTATTCGAAATATCTCGGCCATCTCGTGCTGACCTTCGACGATGTCGGCACGCTGATCTCGGTCAATGGTGAGCCGATCCTGCTTGATGCCTCCGTCGCCGAGGACGAGGAGATCAAGGCGCGCGTGGCCGAACTGGCCGGTCCGATCAACGAGCTGAAGGAAAAGGTGGTGGCGGAAGCTGCCGCCGAGATCGACGGCTCGCGGGAAAGCTGCCGTGCGGTCGAATGCGAGATGGGGACGCTCGTCGCCGATGCGATGCTCGAGCGGGTGAAGGACCAGGGGATCCAGATCGCGATCGAGAACGGCGGCGGTCTGCGCGCGTCCATTCCCGCGGGTGAGGTGACGATGGGCGCCATCCTCTCCGTGCTGCCCTTCCAAAACACGCTCTCGACCTTCGAGGTGAGCGGTGCGACCGTCGTCGAGGCGCTCGAGAACGGTGCGTCGCAGATGGAGGAGGGCGCAGGCCGCTTCGCGCAGGTGGCGGGGCTGTCCTATACCGTCGATCCCTCCGCCGAGGCGGGCAGCCGGATCTCCGAGGTGACGGTCGGCGGCGAGCCGATCGACCCCGAAGCCACCTATGGCGTGGTCTCGAACAACTACGTGCGCAACGGCGGCGACGGCTATTCCATGTTCATCGACGCCGCGAATGCCTATGACTTCGGTCCCGACCTCGCGGATGTCCTGGCGGATTATCTTATCGAGAACGCGCCCTACGAACCCTATACGGACGGCCGCATCACCGTGCGATGA
- a CDS encoding DUF1992 domain-containing protein has translation MDHPLIDLINQKIAEAEARGEFDNLPGAGKPLPREEDPENALLSRVIRENGGVPEFVSLKRELDRLRAELRETGDRTQRHEILKAMSMMEARIDIARKAQR, from the coding sequence ATGGACCATCCGCTGATCGACCTCATCAACCAGAAGATCGCCGAGGCGGAGGCGCGGGGCGAGTTCGACAACCTGCCGGGCGCGGGCAAGCCGCTGCCGCGTGAGGAGGATCCCGAGAATGCGCTGCTGAGCCGGGTGATCCGGGAAAACGGCGGCGTGCCGGAATTCGTGTCGCTCAAGCGCGAGCTCGACAGGCTGCGTGCGGAGTTGCGCGAAACCGGGGACCGCACGCAGCGCCATGAGATCCTGAAGGCCATGTCGATGATGGAGGCGCGGATCGACATCGCGCGGAAGGCGCAGCGGTGA
- a CDS encoding NnrS family protein — protein sequence MPALTSAERMRRWQGPAILSFGFRPFFLFGALWAGVAMLLWIPALSGALDLPSRLDPVSWHAHAFLFGYLGAVVAGFLLTAVPNWTGRLPVTGGALAALFALWAAGRFGILFSGLVPFGTVVALDLAFPLVLGALILREIAAGKNWHNLPVLGLLATFALADLLFLLEAARGGVPADGAGMRLGLAAVLMMIAMIGGRIIPSFTRNWLAKTQDPARPAPPMQRFDKAVLLSTLPALALWVVRSDAPLTALALIAIGVLHLLRLARWKGPHTRSEPLLAVLHVAYLFLPLGAFAVAAAILAPAVIQPTAALHLWTAGAAGGMTLAVMTRASLGHTGRPLTASRMTSAIYLAILLATLLRVAAGIVPLMLLTHLSGGFWCLAFLGFAASYGPMLCTPRRARAERA from the coding sequence ATGCCCGCTCTCACCTCCGCCGAACGCATGCGCCGCTGGCAAGGCCCCGCGATCCTGTCCTTCGGCTTCCGGCCCTTCTTCCTGTTTGGCGCGCTCTGGGCGGGGGTCGCGATGCTGCTCTGGATCCCTGCGCTGTCGGGCGCGCTCGACCTGCCCTCCCGGCTCGATCCGGTGAGCTGGCATGCCCATGCCTTCCTCTTCGGCTATCTCGGCGCGGTGGTCGCGGGCTTCCTGCTGACCGCCGTGCCGAACTGGACCGGCCGGCTGCCCGTCACCGGCGGTGCGCTGGCCGCACTCTTCGCGCTCTGGGCGGCGGGACGGTTCGGCATCCTCTTCTCGGGCCTTGTCCCCTTCGGCACCGTCGTCGCGCTCGATCTCGCCTTTCCGCTCGTGCTCGGCGCGCTGATCCTGCGCGAGATCGCGGCGGGAAAGAACTGGCACAACCTGCCGGTCCTCGGACTGCTCGCGACCTTCGCCCTTGCCGACCTCCTGTTCCTGCTCGAGGCGGCACGCGGCGGGGTTCCCGCCGACGGCGCCGGTATGCGGCTCGGCCTCGCCGCCGTCCTGATGATGATCGCGATGATCGGCGGACGGATCATCCCGTCCTTCACCCGCAACTGGCTTGCGAAGACACAGGATCCGGCCCGGCCCGCACCGCCGATGCAGCGGTTCGACAAGGCGGTGCTGCTCTCGACCCTGCCCGCGCTGGCGCTCTGGGTGGTGCGGTCGGACGCGCCGCTCACCGCGCTGGCGCTGATCGCGATCGGCGTGCTGCATCTGCTGCGCCTCGCCCGCTGGAAGGGCCCGCATACGCGCAGCGAGCCGCTGCTCGCCGTGCTGCATGTCGCCTATCTCTTCCTCCCGCTCGGCGCCTTCGCGGTCGCGGCGGCGATCCTCGCGCCCGCCGTCATCCAACCCACCGCCGCGCTGCATCTGTGGACGGCGGGCGCGGCCGGCGGCATGACGCTCGCAGTCATGACCCGCGCCTCGCTCGGCCATACCGGGCGCCCGCTGACAGCCTCGCGCATGACCTCGGCGATCTACCTGGCGATCCTGCTCGCAACCCTCCTGCGCGTCGCGGCCGGAATCGTGCCGCTGATGCTGCTCACCCATCTGTCGGGCGGATTCTGGTGCCTTGCATTCCTCGGCTTCGCGGCGAGCTACGGACCGATGCTCTGCACGCCGCGGCGGGCAAGGGCTGAGCGCGCCTAA
- a CDS encoding cytochrome-c peroxidase, whose translation MKTLALLFPLSLAALPVAAEELATLEDLGEALFFDVNLSKNRTQSCATCHDPESAFADPRGPASFGDDGLSMGDRNAPTATYAHFAPVFSEVSEGVFAGGQFLDGRAATLEEQAGGPPLNPIEMGMASSADVVDRLEENPAYVVAFRDLFGEEIFDDDDEAYAAMTKAIAAFERTDLFSPFDSKYDRYLRGEAELTREELLGETLFFSQQFTNCNLCHQLNPRAGMEGETFTNYEYHNIGVPENTGLREMNGGVGLVDLGLGQNAAVEGRPGLSGRYKVPTLRNVAVTAPYMHNGVFEDLRTVVLFYNTYNTKSEARKINPETGEPFLPPEVPENLSLEELETGPAFEDRDIDALVAFMKTLTDARYEHLLED comes from the coding sequence ATGAAGACCCTCGCCCTCCTGTTCCCGCTTTCGCTTGCGGCGCTGCCGGTCGCGGCGGAGGAGCTTGCGACGCTGGAGGATCTGGGCGAGGCGCTGTTCTTCGACGTCAACCTGTCGAAGAACCGGACCCAGTCCTGCGCCACCTGCCACGATCCCGAAAGCGCCTTTGCCGACCCGCGCGGGCCCGCGTCCTTTGGCGATGACGGCCTGTCCATGGGCGACCGCAACGCGCCCACCGCCACCTATGCGCATTTCGCGCCGGTCTTCTCCGAGGTCTCCGAAGGTGTCTTTGCCGGCGGGCAGTTCCTCGACGGGCGCGCGGCGACGCTCGAGGAGCAGGCGGGCGGCCCGCCGCTCAACCCGATCGAGATGGGCATGGCCTCCTCCGCCGATGTGGTCGACCGGCTCGAGGAGAACCCGGCCTATGTCGTGGCCTTCCGGGATCTGTTCGGCGAGGAGATCTTCGACGACGACGACGAAGCCTATGCGGCGATGACGAAGGCGATCGCCGCCTTCGAGCGCACCGACCTGTTTTCGCCCTTCGACAGCAAGTATGACCGCTACCTGCGCGGCGAGGCGGAGCTGACGCGCGAGGAGCTTTTGGGCGAGACGCTGTTCTTTTCCCAGCAGTTCACCAATTGCAACCTCTGCCATCAGCTCAACCCGCGCGCGGGGATGGAGGGGGAGACCTTCACCAATTACGAATACCACAATATCGGCGTGCCGGAGAACACGGGGCTGCGCGAGATGAACGGCGGGGTCGGGCTCGTGGATCTCGGCCTCGGCCAGAACGCGGCGGTGGAGGGGCGGCCGGGCCTTTCCGGGCGCTACAAGGTGCCGACGCTGCGCAATGTGGCGGTGACGGCGCCCTACATGCATAACGGCGTGTTCGAGGATCTGCGCACGGTCGTGCTGTTCTACAACACCTACAACACGAAATCGGAGGCGCGGAAGATCAATCCCGAGACCGGCGAGCCCTTCCTTCCGCCGGAAGTGCCGGAGAACCTGTCGCTCGAGGAGCTCGAGACCGGGCCGGCTTTCGAAGACCGGGACATCGACGCGCTCGTGGCCTTCATGAAGACGCTGACGGATGCGCGCTACGAGCACCTGCTCGAGGATTAG
- a CDS encoding CbbQ/NirQ/NorQ/GpvN family protein: protein MSFDLSRPLPFYRPTGRECELFETAHDHGLPLLLKGPTGCGKTRFVEYMAARLGKPLYTVACHDDLSAADLIGRHLLKGGATEWVDGPLTRAVREGAICYLDEVVEARKDVTVVLHPLTDSRRTLMIDRTGEELAAPPGFMLVASYNPGYQNVLKRLKPSTRQRFLSLSFDFPAAETEVSVIVEESGLPAARVAPLVRLAGHIRALSGMDLEEGVSTRLLTYAARLMAAGMGVDEALDVAIVEPLSDEPDVQQALRDLIAAVYG from the coding sequence ATGAGCTTCGATCTGTCCCGGCCCCTGCCCTTCTACCGCCCGACCGGCCGCGAATGCGAGCTGTTCGAAACCGCCCATGATCACGGCCTGCCCCTTCTGCTGAAGGGGCCGACCGGCTGCGGCAAGACCCGGTTCGTCGAATACATGGCCGCGCGCCTCGGCAAGCCGCTCTACACGGTCGCCTGCCACGACGATCTGTCCGCCGCCGACCTGATCGGGCGCCACCTGCTCAAGGGCGGCGCGACGGAATGGGTCGACGGTCCGCTCACCCGCGCTGTGCGCGAGGGCGCGATCTGCTACCTCGACGAGGTGGTGGAGGCGCGCAAGGACGTGACCGTGGTGCTCCACCCGCTCACCGATTCACGCCGGACGCTCATGATCGACCGCACCGGCGAGGAACTCGCCGCGCCGCCGGGCTTCATGCTCGTGGCCTCCTACAACCCCGGCTATCAGAACGTGCTCAAGCGGCTGAAGCCCTCGACGCGGCAGCGCTTCCTGTCGCTCTCCTTCGACTTCCCGGCCGCGGAGACGGAGGTTTCCGTCATCGTGGAGGAAAGCGGCCTGCCCGCCGCCCGCGTCGCGCCGCTCGTCCGCCTCGCCGGGCACATCCGGGCGCTGTCGGGGATGGATCTCGAGGAAGGGGTCTCCACCCGTCTGCTGACCTATGCCGCGCGCCTCATGGCCGCGGGCATGGGTGTGGACGAGGCCCTCGACGTCGCGATCGTCGAACCGCTCAGCGACGAGCCGGACGTGCAGCAGGCGCTGCGCGACCTCATCGCCGCAGTCTATGGATAG
- a CDS encoding TetR/AcrR family transcriptional regulator: MSNNTGLCAKPQRRSIGARRNPATEAAILDAAAALVAEKGARGLTMEAVAKRARAGKATLYKWWPNRGALIVAVYERAKGGYVYEEGGSLIDTVAAFYRHLFSLWARPEGGLFALIIAEAQYDADVAEALEGYRLERLAATTAVIERARARGELAPGVDSRRLAETVVAMAWMRLLTRRFDPAEADDLAHAVVGGWIAAPA; the protein is encoded by the coding sequence GTGTCAAACAACACAGGGCTCTGTGCAAAGCCGCAGAGGCGTTCGATCGGTGCGCGGCGCAATCCGGCGACCGAAGCCGCGATCCTGGACGCCGCGGCGGCGCTGGTCGCGGAAAAGGGCGCCCGTGGCCTCACGATGGAGGCGGTGGCGAAACGCGCGCGCGCGGGGAAGGCGACGCTCTACAAATGGTGGCCGAACCGGGGCGCGCTGATCGTGGCGGTCTACGAGCGGGCGAAGGGCGGCTACGTCTACGAGGAGGGGGGCAGCCTGATCGACACCGTCGCAGCCTTCTACCGCCACCTCTTTTCGCTCTGGGCGCGGCCGGAAGGCGGGCTTTTCGCCCTGATCATCGCGGAGGCGCAATATGACGCGGACGTGGCCGAGGCGCTCGAGGGGTACCGGCTCGAGCGGCTCGCGGCGACGACGGCGGTGATCGAACGGGCACGGGCGCGCGGGGAGCTCGCCCCCGGCGTCGACTCCCGCCGTCTCGCGGAGACGGTCGTGGCAATGGCCTGGATGCGCCTGCTGACGCGCCGTTTCGACCCGGCGGAGGCGGACGATCTCGCGCATGCGGTGGTCGGCGGATGGATTGCCGCCCCGGCGTGA